Proteins encoded by one window of Anticarsia gemmatalis isolate Benzon Research Colony breed Stoneville strain chromosome 15, ilAntGemm2 primary, whole genome shotgun sequence:
- the LOC142978885 gene encoding katanin p60 ATPase-containing subunit A-like 2 produces MAGFKTPMSHLKKLESKEALFRARKRILKYLVLGYLKQEGYFHAAETFSSEAALTGEYELCDNIDLDIILQDYCSYYLMRFNKQPQFCKRVEERQPIRRPQTRGRQKTEHVVECVCEKEDVDLPSTFTVTRLTKEEDPDLKKLPTTDRKTLAGFMANITPDKKQLVELLYQDIIRPAAVSWDDVKGLNSAKSLLMESVVYPVRYPEVFTGLLEPWRGVLLHGPPGTGKTMLARAVASESCCTFFNMSCSTIVNKWRGESEKIIKVLFEMASYYSPSIIFIDEVETLASDRSAPGEHEASRRLKAQLLTELDGIEGREGIIFLLANSNMPWEIDPAMLRRLEKRIFIPLPDSKTRAELFETYLNAKNIELFPKVDFKELAAKTEGYSGSDVKLVCKEALMSTVRKMLPSMGGKGNVQNRKDKLDLSDILTAIEKTKPVSKNLAKRHMDWQNEMGCS; encoded by the exons ATGGCAGGTTTTAAAACTCCTATGAGTCATCTTAAGAAACTTGAAAGT AAAGAAGCCCTATTCCGTGCTCGCAAGCGTATCCTAAAGTACTTAGTGCTGGGCTACTTGAAGCAGGAGGGCTACTTCCACGCAGCCGAGACGTTCAGCTCTGAAGCCGCCCTCACTGGGGAGTATGAGCTCTGCGATAATATCGACCTGGATATTATATTGCAG GACTACTGCAGTTACTACCTAATGCGGTTCAACAAACAGCCCCAGTTCTGCAAGAGAGTGGAAGAGAGACAGCCGATCCGCAGGCCTCAGACCAGAGGGAGACAGAAGACTGAACATGTGGTGGAGTGTGTCTGCGAGAAGGAAGACGTCGACCTACCTTCTACTTTCACCGTCACTAGACTCACGAAG GAAGAAGACCCCGACCTCAAAAAGCTCCCAACGACAGATCGCAAGACACTGGCCGGGTTCATGGCCAACATAACTCCAGACAAGAAGCAGCTGGTGGAACTGTTGTACCAGGACATCATCAGACCTGCGGCCGTGTCCTGGGATGATGTGAAAGGACTCAACTCAGCCAAGAGTCTACTTATGGAGTCTGTTGTTTATCCTGTACG ATACCCCGAAGTGTTCACCGGTCTTCTGGAGCCGTGGCGAGGAGTCCTTCTCCACGGTCCTCCCGGGACTGGCAAGACGATGCTAGCGCGAGCAGTCGCTAGCGAGAGCTGCTGTACGTTCTTCAATATGTCCTGCAGCACTATTGTCAATAAGTGGAGGGGGGAGTCTGAGAAGATTATCAAG GTTCTCTTCGAAATGGCATCCTACTACTCCCCGTCAATAATCTTCATCGACGAAGTAGAAACCCTCGCATCTGACCGATCAGCGCCGGGAGAACACGAAGCCTCACGAAGACTAAAGGCACAACTCCTCACCGAACTCGATGGCATTGAAGGAAGAGAAGGAATTATATTTTTGCTGGCCAATTCTAATATGCCATG GGAAATAGATCCAGCAATGCTTCGACGCCTTGAAAAGCGTATCTTCATTCCCCTCCCTGACTCGAAGACGCGAGCAGAGTTGTTCGAAACGTACCTCAACGCGAAGAACATCGAGTTGTTTCCCAAGGTGGACTTCAAGGAGCTGGCGGCGAAGACCGAGGGGTACTCCGGCAGTGATGTCAAGCTCGTGTGCAAGGAGGCTCTCATGTCCACTGTGAGGAAGATGCTGCCCAGTATGGGAGGGAAAG GTAACGTACAAAACCGTAAAGACAAACTAGACTTGTCAGACATATTGACAGCCATAGAGAAGACGAAGCCTGTCTCTAAGAACTTGGCTAAAAGACACATGGACTGGCAGAACGAAATGGGTTGCTCTTGa